From a single Streptomyces rubradiris genomic region:
- a CDS encoding MFS transporter — protein sequence MTGYRSLFRTPEFTPLLLGTAAQTAAQTIGGLALGTLVYRATGSPLLSAVSMFGQSLAQALGATVLLSGADRLPPRTALSAIALAFAAGTAVQALPGLPAGALLAVLVLLGLAASLGGGVRWGLLNEILTKDGYLAGRSLFNMVSGLSQVAGFATGGALLAVFSPRACLLLAAALYLTAALTLRRGLTARPPRAAGRLSVSATWRVNATLWSSRPRRLMYLGLWLPGGMVVGCESLYVSYAPHAAGTLFACGALGMFAGDLTVGRLLPAAVRARLATPLLLLLATPYLVFCAHPPLPVAAVCVTVASAGYGASLVQQERLMRLTPDTMSGQALGLHSAGMLTLQGLGATAAGTLAQLASPATAMTAMAAGSVGVTLSLAMASRRLGAGREKSPVPAS from the coding sequence ATGACCGGCTACCGATCCCTGTTCCGTACCCCGGAGTTCACCCCGCTCCTCCTCGGCACGGCCGCGCAGACCGCCGCCCAGACCATCGGCGGCCTCGCGCTGGGCACGCTGGTGTACCGGGCTACGGGGTCCCCGCTGCTGTCGGCGGTGAGCATGTTCGGCCAGTCGCTCGCCCAGGCGCTGGGCGCCACCGTCCTGCTCTCCGGCGCCGACCGGCTGCCCCCGCGTACGGCGCTGTCGGCGATCGCGCTGGCCTTCGCGGCCGGTACGGCGGTCCAGGCACTGCCCGGCCTCCCGGCCGGCGCGCTCCTCGCCGTCCTGGTACTGCTGGGCCTGGCCGCGTCGCTCGGCGGCGGGGTCCGCTGGGGCCTGCTGAACGAGATCCTCACCAAGGACGGCTATCTGGCCGGGCGTTCACTGTTCAACATGGTGAGCGGCCTCTCACAGGTCGCCGGTTTCGCCACCGGCGGCGCCCTGCTCGCCGTATTCTCCCCACGGGCCTGCCTGCTGCTGGCGGCGGCCCTGTACCTGACGGCCGCGCTGACCCTGCGGCGCGGCCTGACCGCCCGCCCGCCCCGCGCGGCCGGCCGGCTCTCGGTATCGGCGACCTGGCGCGTCAACGCCACGCTGTGGTCGTCCCGGCCGCGCCGCCTGATGTACCTGGGCCTGTGGCTGCCGGGCGGCATGGTCGTCGGCTGCGAGTCGCTGTACGTGTCGTACGCCCCGCACGCGGCCGGCACCCTGTTCGCGTGCGGGGCGCTCGGCATGTTCGCCGGGGACCTGACGGTGGGGAGGCTGCTCCCGGCAGCGGTCCGCGCCCGCCTGGCCACCCCGCTGCTGCTCCTGCTGGCGACGCCGTACCTGGTCTTCTGCGCCCACCCGCCGCTACCGGTGGCGGCGGTCTGCGTGACCGTGGCATCGGCCGGCTACGGGGCGAGCCTGGTACAGCAGGAGCGCCTGATGCGCCTGACCCCCGACACCATGTCCGGCCAGGCCCTCGGCCTGCACTCGGCGGGCATGCTGACCCTCCAGGGCCTCGGCGCGACAGCGGCGGGCACCTTGGCCCAACTCGCCTCGCCCGCAACGGCGATGACGGCGATGGCGGCGGGCTCGGTGGGCGTCACCTTGTCGTTGGCCATGGCGTCCCGCCGACTGGGAGCCGGCCGGGAGAAGAGCCCCGTGCCCGCAAGCTGA
- a CDS encoding DUF488 family protein yields MKIYTIGFTKKPAEKFFNLLRHSGASTLVDVRLNNVSQLAGFAKRDDLKYFLGELCSMAYVHRPDLAPTQSILDDFKKQGSGWATYEERFLTLIRQRRIEESVPKELLANAVLLCSEDKPHHCHRRLVAEYFAERWGGVTIEHLV; encoded by the coding sequence ATGAAGATCTACACTATCGGCTTCACGAAAAAACCTGCCGAGAAGTTCTTCAACCTCCTGCGACATTCGGGTGCCTCGACACTTGTCGATGTCCGGCTCAATAATGTGTCACAACTTGCGGGTTTCGCGAAACGCGACGATCTCAAGTACTTCCTCGGCGAACTTTGCTCCATGGCGTACGTTCACCGCCCCGACCTGGCGCCGACGCAATCGATTCTGGATGACTTCAAAAAACAGGGCTCCGGTTGGGCAACCTACGAGGAAAGGTTTCTGACGCTCATAAGGCAGCGAAGGATCGAAGAATCCGTCCCTAAGGAACTTCTCGCAAACGCAGTGCTGCTCTGCAGCGAGGACAAACCGCATCACTGCCACCGCCGTCTGGTCGCGGAGTACTTCGCAGAACGCTGGGGCGGCGTCACGATTGAGCACCTGGTGTGA
- a CDS encoding DUF488 family protein has product MTIGHSTHDFAAFIELLQKNQVTAVADVRSAPASQFAPQFNRRSLDPGLHASGLKYVFLGKELGARTEDTTCYVDGRVQYSRLAQTHAFASGIERLIKGARRERIAIMCTEGEPLNCHRTVLISRVLTQRGVTIHHIHGDGRVESHDAAMERLMAKFGLADPELFRTPAERLEEALSRQEERIAYVNQELHSERAADA; this is encoded by the coding sequence ATGACCATCGGTCATTCCACGCACGATTTTGCGGCGTTCATCGAATTGCTGCAAAAGAACCAGGTCACGGCTGTCGCTGACGTCCGATCGGCTCCCGCCAGCCAGTTCGCACCACAGTTCAACAGGAGATCGCTCGATCCCGGCTTGCACGCGTCGGGCCTGAAGTACGTTTTCTTGGGTAAGGAACTCGGTGCGCGCACAGAGGACACCACTTGCTATGTGGACGGACGAGTACAATACAGTCGCCTCGCACAGACGCATGCGTTCGCCAGCGGCATTGAGCGCCTGATCAAGGGGGCGCGGCGCGAGCGAATTGCCATCATGTGCACCGAAGGTGAACCATTGAACTGCCATCGCACGGTACTCATTTCACGGGTTCTCACGCAGCGCGGCGTCACGATTCACCATATTCATGGCGACGGGCGGGTCGAAAGTCACGATGCGGCGATGGAGCGCCTCATGGCAAAGTTCGGACTGGCAGACCCGGAACTATTCCGCACCCCTGCCGAGCGCCTCGAAGAAGCACTGAGCCGCCAGGAAGAACGCATCGCCTACGTCAACCAGGAACTCCATTCCGAACGGGCGGCAGATGCATGA
- a CDS encoding dual OB domain-containing protein, with protein MATTKQLICLANSRKHRGRCIAGIDIKSNTWIRPISSRPGHEVSESERTYRNGAEPRVLDVISMRLLRQRQFGYQSENWILDSSVRWTKLTRIEWDDLYRIEQRPMQLWINSGDSTARGLNDRIPVEREGEITDSLKLIRVDSLKITVGRPYDANRDLDVRAEFHHAGSDYILKVTDSVYEEKFRKRGIGTYRLAESFLTVSLGEEFKGYLYKMVAGIIERRQANVGSRWISAR; from the coding sequence GTGGCGACGACTAAGCAGTTGATCTGTTTAGCAAATTCCCGGAAGCATCGCGGACGCTGTATCGCGGGTATCGACATCAAGTCGAACACATGGATCCGGCCCATAAGCAGCCGACCAGGCCACGAAGTCTCGGAATCAGAGCGGACATACCGAAACGGCGCGGAGCCACGCGTTCTTGATGTCATATCAATGCGGCTTCTCCGGCAACGACAGTTCGGATACCAAAGCGAGAACTGGATCCTTGATTCCAGCGTCCGGTGGACGAAGCTGACACGGATTGAATGGGACGATCTGTATCGCATAGAACAGCGCCCCATGCAGTTATGGATCAACAGCGGAGACAGCACAGCAAGAGGCTTGAACGATCGAATTCCAGTAGAGCGCGAGGGGGAAATAACCGACTCCCTCAAGCTCATACGAGTCGACTCCTTAAAAATAACGGTGGGTCGACCTTATGACGCCAATAGAGACCTCGATGTGCGGGCCGAATTCCACCATGCGGGATCGGATTACATTTTGAAAGTAACCGACTCCGTCTACGAAGAAAAGTTCAGAAAGCGGGGCATAGGCACGTACAGGCTGGCCGAATCCTTCCTGACGGTGAGCTTGGGCGAGGAATTCAAGGGGTATCTCTACAAGATGGTGGCAGGTATAATTGAACGCCGCCAGGCGAACGTAGGTAGCAGGTGGATATCAGCACGATAA
- a CDS encoding phytoene/squalene synthase family protein → MSGWKRGLDAAGVLEPGLRRDYGVQRELVARGRRTSHLAARTLLPGALLPHVVVATAVMHHGDNLLDTGSRAHRAERWAAWERRVRTALETGRGDDPLLRALVHTVAVHPRLRAVLDEYLVSAPAELEFAGFADEDDYQAYVDAYSLPAFMLVACLLGPDAGDGPYRAACRTFIDGSQRLDFVNDIAEDLAEGRLGIPDETLERFSVRREDLVAGRAVPGVRELVRHQTGLAEAALRQARAVSGLVPASSRPLLEALVEVELLTATAVRARGPRVLRGSVGPSPVAALGVLLRARARRKTRGVGVGA, encoded by the coding sequence GTGAGTGGGTGGAAGCGTGGGCTGGATGCCGCCGGTGTGCTGGAGCCGGGGTTGCGGCGGGACTACGGGGTGCAGCGGGAGCTGGTCGCGCGGGGCCGGCGGACCTCCCATCTCGCGGCCCGGACGCTGTTGCCGGGGGCGCTGCTGCCCCACGTCGTCGTGGCGACCGCCGTCATGCACCACGGGGACAACCTCCTGGACACCGGATCGCGAGCGCACCGGGCGGAGCGGTGGGCGGCCTGGGAGCGGCGGGTGCGGACGGCGTTGGAGACGGGGCGCGGGGATGATCCGCTGCTGCGGGCGCTCGTCCATACCGTTGCCGTCCATCCGCGGCTGCGCGCGGTACTGGACGAGTACCTGGTCTCCGCGCCGGCCGAGCTGGAGTTCGCCGGGTTCGCCGATGAGGACGACTACCAGGCCTACGTGGACGCCTACTCCCTGCCCGCCTTCATGCTGGTCGCCTGTCTGCTGGGCCCGGACGCCGGGGACGGCCCCTATCGCGCCGCCTGCCGGACGTTCATCGACGGCAGTCAGCGGCTCGACTTCGTCAACGACATCGCCGAGGACCTGGCCGAGGGTCGGCTGGGGATTCCGGACGAGACGCTGGAGCGGTTCTCGGTGCGGAGGGAGGACCTGGTGGCCGGGCGGGCGGTGCCCGGGGTGCGGGAGCTGGTCCGGCACCAGACCGGGCTGGCGGAGGCCGCCCTGCGGCAGGCCCGGGCGGTGTCCGGTCTCGTCCCGGCGTCCAGCCGGCCGTTGCTGGAGGCGCTGGTCGAGGTGGAGCTGCTGACCGCCACGGCCGTACGGGCCCGTGGCCCGCGGGTGCTGCGCGGTTCGGTGGGTCCGTCACCGGTGGCCGCCCTCGGGGTGCTTCTGCGAGCCCGTGCCCGGCGGAAGACGCGCGGAGTGGGAGTCGGGGCGTAG
- a CDS encoding IclR family transcriptional regulator C-terminal domain-containing protein: MPAMTAVDADAPTGAGMPAEAVGPLVRGVGVLRRLAEAGGTLSPSALERATGLARSTVDRITATLARMDYVRLDGRDVVLTPGVLELGNAYLAALRLPALLGARADALADELDESVSLAVADRDGIRFIHQATRRRALSVSFRIGDLLPAERTAPGALFATEWTERDWARWRTRRAEDPRDTAFPAVPPRPEPAHGTAHATADAVAAAFADRVRAARRDGWALDDQLIEPGLVAVSAPVRDPCTGRVACVASVVSHTSRHPAAELPATLLPRLRTAVEAMEADLRTAPPPEPGPAPAGLATWTTASKQELGRDFVESLARGLTVLTAFGEGRPALSLTDVARATGLSRATARRALLTHEHLGLVTAAAHDDRAFTLTPRVLDLGFPPLARTTLPRLAQPHLRALADRVREPAALAVLTADGTEVQYTAGADTSGVLTVRIPVGARLPAAATSLGRVLLADTDGPLPPELAEVKAQGYALADEELESGLRSVAVPVRDRTGRAVAAVNVATHAARRTLEDCVHHLLPALRATADDIQRDLRRASRFTKVPTT; the protein is encoded by the coding sequence ATGCCCGCGATGACCGCAGTGGACGCCGACGCCCCCACCGGGGCCGGGATGCCGGCGGAGGCGGTCGGGCCGCTGGTGCGCGGGGTCGGGGTGCTGCGCCGGCTGGCCGAGGCGGGCGGCACACTCAGCCCGAGCGCGCTGGAACGGGCCACCGGACTCGCCCGCTCCACGGTGGACCGGATCACCGCGACCCTGGCCCGCATGGACTACGTACGCCTCGACGGCCGGGACGTCGTCCTCACCCCCGGCGTGCTGGAGCTGGGCAACGCCTACCTGGCCGCGCTGCGGCTGCCCGCCCTGCTCGGCGCGCGCGCCGACGCCCTCGCCGACGAGCTGGACGAGTCGGTGTCGCTGGCGGTCGCCGACCGCGACGGCATCCGCTTCATCCACCAGGCCACCCGCCGCCGGGCGCTGTCCGTCAGCTTCCGCATCGGCGACCTGCTGCCGGCCGAACGGACCGCGCCCGGCGCGCTGTTCGCCACCGAGTGGACGGAGCGGGACTGGGCCCGCTGGCGGACCCGCCGGGCCGAGGACCCGCGGGACACGGCGTTCCCGGCCGTCCCCCCGCGCCCGGAACCCGCCCACGGCACCGCCCATGCCACCGCCGACGCCGTGGCCGCGGCCTTCGCGGACCGGGTACGGGCGGCCCGCCGGGACGGCTGGGCCCTGGACGACCAGCTGATCGAGCCGGGCCTGGTCGCGGTGTCCGCCCCGGTGCGCGACCCCTGCACCGGCCGCGTGGCCTGCGTGGCGAGCGTGGTCAGCCACACCAGCAGGCACCCGGCGGCGGAGCTGCCCGCCACCCTGCTGCCCCGGCTGCGTACGGCGGTGGAGGCGATGGAGGCCGACCTGCGCACCGCGCCCCCACCCGAGCCGGGACCCGCGCCCGCCGGCCTCGCGACCTGGACCACGGCCTCCAAGCAGGAACTCGGCCGGGACTTCGTGGAGTCGCTGGCCCGGGGCCTGACGGTGCTGACCGCGTTCGGCGAGGGACGCCCGGCGCTGTCCCTGACCGACGTGGCCCGGGCGACCGGCCTGTCCCGGGCGACCGCCCGCCGGGCGCTGCTCACCCACGAGCACCTGGGCCTGGTGACCGCCGCCGCGCACGACGACCGCGCCTTCACCCTCACCCCGCGCGTCCTGGACCTGGGCTTCCCGCCGCTGGCCCGGACGACGCTGCCCCGCCTGGCTCAACCGCATCTGCGGGCGCTGGCGGACCGGGTGCGCGAGCCGGCGGCACTGGCGGTGCTGACCGCCGACGGCACGGAGGTCCAGTACACGGCGGGCGCGGACACGAGCGGTGTCCTGACCGTACGCATACCGGTGGGCGCGCGCCTGCCCGCCGCCGCGACCTCACTGGGCCGCGTCCTCCTGGCGGACACGGACGGTCCCCTGCCCCCGGAACTGGCCGAGGTCAAAGCCCAGGGGTACGCCCTGGCCGACGAAGAACTGGAGTCGGGCCTGCGCTCGGTCGCCGTACCGGTCCGGGACCGCACGGGCCGCGCGGTCGCCGCCGTGAACGTGGCCACGCACGCCGCCCGCCGCACCCTGGAGGACTGCGTCCACCACCTCCTGCCCGCGCTCCGCGCGACGGCGGACGACATCCAGCGGGACCTCCGCCGGGCGTCCCGCTTCACCAAGGTCCCTACGACCTGA
- a CDS encoding M6 family metalloprotease domain-containing protein has translation MQPQPQPRRRIRPRRVAALTLVSALTLAVGTSAGSGHLTAPTAAGPLGPARSSALLPCMIRGGLDVQMTEGLPTPPGYSRSTGTVHALTLMVDFPDAPGEGDAMDRFHEFFPRTQDWFHTASYGRLDYRPETPVTTWLRMPKPFQEYGIERGAPFDPGYRSLVQDLVAAADPAVDFRDYDLLNVLVTPNAGPSALDTVLSVTFAGNDDAPVADGVRISNASFVYSRQDDGSGSYDRTGYRVLPHENGHTFGLPDLYTQDGGGAVGHWDIMSEDWGANNDLLGWHKWKLGWLDGGQVGCAAAPGSVEFTLSPLYQQGGGKLVLIPVTARTTYALEVRAQGGNDEAVCRPGVLVYRIDAAVDTGRGPVTVFDSHRGSGGCTRSPNVHAELSDAPFAPGETFEDPRHGISVRVVSTDAEGNHRVRVSRGGGVVRVADES, from the coding sequence ATGCAGCCGCAGCCGCAGCCCCGCCGCCGCATACGCCCGCGCCGGGTGGCCGCCCTGACCCTGGTGAGCGCGCTGACCCTCGCGGTCGGCACCTCGGCCGGGAGCGGACACCTGACGGCGCCCACCGCCGCCGGACCCCTCGGACCGGCCCGCTCCTCCGCGCTCCTGCCCTGCATGATCCGTGGCGGTCTGGACGTGCAGATGACCGAGGGCCTGCCCACCCCGCCCGGCTACTCCCGCTCCACCGGCACCGTCCACGCCCTGACCCTGATGGTCGACTTCCCCGACGCGCCCGGCGAGGGCGACGCGATGGACCGCTTCCACGAGTTCTTCCCGCGCACCCAGGACTGGTTCCACACCGCGTCGTACGGCCGCCTCGACTACCGTCCCGAGACCCCCGTCACCACCTGGCTGCGCATGCCGAAGCCCTTCCAGGAGTACGGCATAGAGCGCGGCGCGCCCTTCGACCCCGGCTACCGCAGCCTGGTGCAGGACCTCGTGGCCGCCGCCGACCCGGCCGTGGACTTCCGCGACTACGACCTGCTGAACGTGCTCGTCACCCCGAACGCCGGCCCCTCCGCCCTGGACACCGTGCTGTCCGTGACCTTCGCCGGCAACGACGACGCCCCGGTGGCCGACGGCGTGCGCATCTCCAACGCCTCCTTCGTCTACTCCCGCCAGGACGACGGCTCCGGGTCCTACGACCGCACCGGCTACCGGGTGCTGCCGCACGAGAACGGCCACACCTTCGGCCTGCCCGACCTGTACACGCAGGACGGCGGGGGCGCGGTCGGGCACTGGGACATCATGAGCGAGGACTGGGGGGCCAACAACGACCTGCTCGGCTGGCACAAGTGGAAACTGGGCTGGCTGGACGGCGGGCAGGTGGGCTGCGCGGCGGCACCGGGCAGCGTCGAGTTCACCCTCTCCCCGCTGTACCAGCAGGGCGGCGGCAAGCTGGTCCTCATCCCCGTCACCGCGCGCACCACCTACGCGCTGGAGGTCCGCGCCCAGGGCGGCAACGACGAGGCGGTGTGCCGCCCCGGGGTGCTCGTCTACCGGATCGACGCGGCGGTGGACACCGGCCGCGGCCCGGTCACCGTCTTCGACAGCCACCGCGGCAGCGGCGGCTGCACCCGCAGCCCCAACGTCCACGCGGAACTCTCCGACGCCCCGTTCGCCCCCGGCGAGACCTTCGAGGACCCGCGGCACGGCATCAGCGTGCGGGTGGTCTCGACCGACGCGGAGGGCAATCACCGGGTCCGGGTGAGCCGGGGCGGCGGGGTGGTGCGGGTGGCGGACGAGTCCTGA
- a CDS encoding TetR/AcrR family transcriptional regulator, translating to MSAATAPAERKATRPRADALRNRERIVGAAREMLVEHGPEVPIDEIARRAGVGNATVYRNFPDRDALVREVVCSVMDRTAAAAELALAESGDAFTALEHFVHAAVDERIGALCPMVSGTFDQHHPDLVASRERVERLIEELMGRAKAAGQLRPDVGVGDLMIAAGQLSRPPAGTDCPRGDRFVHRLLQLFLDGLRAPARSVLPGRSLSIKELRAV from the coding sequence GTGTCCGCCGCCACCGCCCCCGCCGAGCGCAAGGCGACCCGGCCGCGCGCCGACGCCCTGCGCAACCGGGAGCGGATCGTCGGCGCCGCCCGGGAGATGCTCGTCGAGCACGGCCCGGAGGTGCCGATCGACGAGATCGCCCGCCGGGCCGGCGTCGGCAACGCCACGGTGTACCGCAACTTCCCCGACCGGGACGCCCTCGTGCGCGAGGTCGTCTGCTCCGTCATGGACCGCACGGCCGCGGCGGCCGAGCTGGCCCTCGCGGAGAGTGGGGACGCCTTCACCGCCCTGGAGCACTTCGTGCACGCCGCCGTCGACGAGCGGATCGGTGCGCTGTGCCCCATGGTGTCCGGCACCTTCGACCAGCACCACCCCGACCTGGTGGCCTCCCGTGAGCGCGTCGAGCGGCTCATCGAGGAGCTCATGGGCCGGGCCAAGGCGGCCGGGCAGCTCCGGCCGGACGTCGGCGTGGGAGATCTGATGATCGCCGCGGGCCAGCTGAGCCGGCCCCCGGCCGGCACGGACTGCCCGCGCGGCGACCGCTTCGTCCACCGCCTGCTGCAGTTGTTCCTCGACGGCCTGCGGGCCCCCGCCCGTTCCGTCCTGCCGGGTCGGTCCCTCAGCATCAAGGAGCTGCGCGCCGTCTGA
- a CDS encoding MFS transporter, translating into MSETARKAAGRAAPSGDANRWKALVFIALAQLMVVLDATIVNIALPAAQEDLGISDGNKQWVITAYALAFGGLLLFGGRVADLWGRKRTFVLGLAGFAVASALGGAATTGPLMFGARALQGVFGALLAPAALSLLAVMFTDARERAKAFGIYGAIAGGGGAVGLILGGFLTEYLNWRWTFFVNVPFAVVAAAGAYFVVREPEGGRNRNPLDIPGVLLSTLGLVALVYGFTRAESDGWSDTVTVAMFVASVVLLLAFVLVEAKVKAPLLPLRVVTDRNRGGIYLSLGLAIIGMFGLFLFLTYYLQIVKGYSPVKTGFAFLPMVVGMITGSTQIGTRLMTRLPARLLMGPGFLVAGVGMLLLTQLEIDSSYPALLLPAMLLLGLGMGTAFMPAMSLATQGVQPRDAGVASAMVNTSQQVGGAIGTALLNTIASSATTSYVKDHLAGATGKPQQQLVGLQGMVHGYTAAIWVAVGILALASLIAFTFVNAGRPNATAVMTGEGAEDEVPVPVVAH; encoded by the coding sequence ATGTCCGAAACAGCCCGCAAGGCTGCCGGCCGCGCCGCCCCGAGCGGTGACGCCAACCGCTGGAAGGCGCTCGTCTTCATCGCGCTCGCCCAGCTGATGGTCGTCCTGGACGCCACCATCGTGAACATCGCCCTGCCCGCCGCCCAGGAGGACCTGGGCATATCCGACGGCAACAAGCAGTGGGTGATCACGGCCTACGCGCTCGCCTTCGGCGGTCTGCTGCTGTTCGGCGGCCGGGTCGCCGACCTGTGGGGCCGCAAGCGCACCTTCGTGCTCGGCCTGGCCGGCTTCGCCGTCGCCTCCGCGCTCGGCGGCGCCGCCACCACCGGCCCGCTGATGTTCGGCGCCCGCGCCCTGCAGGGTGTCTTCGGCGCGCTGCTCGCCCCGGCCGCGCTGTCCCTGCTCGCCGTGATGTTCACCGACGCCAGGGAGCGCGCCAAGGCGTTCGGCATCTACGGCGCCATCGCGGGCGGCGGCGGTGCCGTCGGCCTGATCCTCGGCGGCTTCCTCACCGAGTACCTGAACTGGCGCTGGACCTTCTTCGTGAACGTCCCGTTCGCCGTGGTCGCCGCGGCCGGCGCCTACTTCGTCGTCCGTGAGCCGGAGGGCGGCCGCAACCGCAACCCGCTCGACATCCCGGGCGTCCTGCTCTCCACCCTCGGCCTGGTGGCGCTCGTCTACGGCTTCACCCGCGCCGAGTCCGACGGCTGGAGCGACACGGTGACCGTGGCGATGTTCGTCGCGTCCGTCGTGCTGCTGCTCGCGTTCGTGCTGGTCGAGGCCAAGGTCAAGGCCCCGCTGCTGCCGCTGCGCGTGGTGACCGACCGCAACCGCGGCGGTATCTACCTCTCGCTGGGTCTCGCGATCATCGGCATGTTCGGCCTGTTCCTCTTCCTGACCTACTACCTGCAGATCGTGAAGGGCTACTCGCCGGTCAAGACCGGTTTCGCCTTCCTGCCGATGGTGGTCGGCATGATCACCGGCTCCACCCAGATCGGCACCCGGCTGATGACCCGGCTGCCGGCCCGGCTGCTGATGGGCCCGGGCTTCCTGGTCGCCGGCGTCGGCATGCTGCTGCTGACCCAGCTGGAGATCGACTCCTCGTACCCGGCGCTGCTGCTGCCCGCCATGCTGCTGCTCGGCCTCGGCATGGGTACGGCGTTCATGCCGGCGATGTCCCTGGCCACGCAGGGCGTCCAGCCCCGGGACGCCGGTGTCGCCTCCGCGATGGTCAACACCTCGCAGCAGGTGGGCGGCGCGATCGGCACCGCCCTGCTGAACACGATCGCCTCCTCGGCGACCACCTCGTACGTCAAGGACCACCTCGCCGGCGCCACCGGCAAGCCCCAGCAGCAGCTGGTGGGGCTCCAGGGCATGGTCCACGGCTACACGGCCGCGATCTGGGTCGCCGTCGGCATCCTCGCGCTGGCCTCGCTGATCGCCTTCACCTTCGTCAACGCCGGCCGTCCGAACGCGACCGCCGTGATGACCGGCGAGGGCGCGGAGGACGAGGTCCCGGTGCCGGTGGTGGCCCACTGA
- a CDS encoding MarR family winged helix-turn-helix transcriptional regulator, with protein sequence MNKAPDSAAGPRWLTAEEQYVWRAYLHATTLLEDHLDRQLQRDAGMPHVYYGLLVVLAEAPRRRLRMTELAMHAKITRSRLSHAIARLEKNGWVRREDCPADKRGQFAVLTDEGAEVLRRTAPGHVAAVRQALFDRLSPEQQKALGEIMEIVAEGLQPKEAGADLPWLR encoded by the coding sequence ATGAACAAGGCACCGGACTCCGCCGCAGGGCCCCGCTGGCTGACCGCCGAGGAACAGTACGTCTGGCGCGCCTACCTGCACGCCACCACCCTCCTGGAGGACCACCTCGACCGGCAGCTCCAGCGCGACGCGGGGATGCCGCACGTCTACTACGGCCTGCTCGTCGTCCTCGCCGAGGCACCGCGCCGCCGGCTGCGGATGACCGAGCTGGCGATGCACGCGAAGATCACCCGGTCCCGGCTCTCGCACGCCATCGCCCGGCTGGAGAAGAACGGCTGGGTCCGCCGGGAGGACTGCCCCGCCGACAAGCGCGGCCAGTTCGCCGTGCTCACCGACGAGGGCGCCGAGGTGCTGCGGCGCACCGCGCCCGGCCATGTGGCCGCCGTGCGCCAGGCGCTGTTCGACCGGCTGAGCCCGGAACAGCAGAAGGCCCTCGGCGAGATCATGGAGATCGTCGCCGAGGGCCTCCAGCCCAAGGAAGCGGGTGCGGACCTGCCCTGGCTCCGCTAG
- a CDS encoding dioxygenase, whose product MSATAHERMPALYLSHGAPPLADDPVWPGQLAAWAAALPRPRAVLMVSAHWEEAPLALGAVETVPLVYDFWGFPERYYTVRYAAPGAPALADSVRKLLRAPGLPVQDIPDRGLDHGAYVPLVEMYPDADIPVLQISLPTLDPVRLMDLGRRLATLRDEGVLIVGSGFFTHNLAALRHTGPGVPSWSAEFDDWGRRALEARDWDALLDFQDKAPAGRYAHPRTEHFAPLFVTMGAAEAGGELDEQKSVIDGFWMGMAKRSVQFG is encoded by the coding sequence ATGTCCGCCACCGCCCACGAGCGCATGCCCGCCCTGTACCTCAGCCACGGCGCCCCGCCGCTCGCCGACGACCCGGTCTGGCCCGGCCAGCTCGCCGCCTGGGCCGCCGCCCTGCCCCGTCCCCGCGCCGTCCTCATGGTCTCCGCCCACTGGGAGGAGGCCCCGCTCGCCCTCGGTGCGGTCGAGACCGTCCCGCTCGTCTACGACTTCTGGGGCTTCCCCGAGCGTTACTACACGGTCCGCTACGCCGCTCCGGGCGCCCCCGCGCTCGCCGACTCCGTCCGCAAGCTGTTGCGCGCCCCCGGGCTCCCCGTACAGGACATCCCCGACCGGGGCCTCGACCACGGCGCCTACGTCCCGCTCGTCGAGATGTACCCGGACGCCGACATCCCCGTCCTGCAGATCTCCCTGCCCACCCTCGACCCGGTCCGCCTGATGGACCTCGGCCGCAGGCTCGCCACGCTGCGCGACGAGGGCGTGCTGATCGTCGGCTCCGGCTTCTTCACCCACAACCTCGCCGCCCTGCGGCACACCGGACCGGGCGTGCCGAGCTGGTCGGCGGAGTTCGACGACTGGGGCCGGCGCGCCCTGGAAGCCCGCGACTGGGACGCCCTGCTCGACTTCCAGGACAAGGCCCCGGCCGGCCGCTACGCCCATCCGCGCACCGAACACTTCGCCCCGCTCTTCGTCACCATGGGCGCGGCGGAGGCCGGCGGCGAACTGGATGAACAGAAGTCGGTGATCGACGGGTTCTGGATGGGAATGGCGAAGCGGTCCGTGCAGTTCGGATGA